TGCCCGAAGAACATGGCGCAGGCCCGCGAGCGCGGCCGGCCGGCCACGATCGAGATCGCCGCGGCCTATCGCGACGGCCTCGAGGGCCTTTCGGGCTTCAGCCATGTCGTCGTGCTGACCTGGCTCGACCGTTCCGACCGCGACCTGATCGTGCAGTTCCCGCGCCATGCCGCCGCGCCGCGCGGCACGTTCGCGCTGCGCTCCCCTGCCCGGCCGAACCCGATCGGCCTGCACGTGGCGGCGATCGTCTCGGTGGACGTCGCCTCGGGTGTCGTCGCCATCGATGCCATCGACGTGCTCGACGGCACGCCGGTCGTCGACCTGAAGCCCTATTTCGCCTCGATCGACGCCTTTCCGGAGGCGACGCGCCCGTCGGAGCGAAGCGGCGCGTGATCGCCCGCACCGGCCGCGCCCGCGCCGTAGCCAAGGCGCTGACCCTGCTGCTGCCGGCAGCACCCTATGCCGACATCGAGGCGATCCGCGCCGACGCCATGAAGCCGCACATGAAGACGCTGCCGGCCTCGACCGCCGTCTGGCTCGCCGCCGTCGCCCATGTCCGCCACGCCCATACCGGCTACGAGGCCCTGCTGGCGGAGGGCTACGACCGCGAGTCGGCGCGCTTCTTCGTCATCGACGAGACCAACGCGGTGCTGACGCGCTGGCGTGCGACGCGGCTGCTCGATCCCGACGACGAGGAATGACGGCCGCCCCTCAGGGCCGGTAGATCCACTGCTCCGGAATCCGCACCGAGACCTTCTCGCCGGCTGCGATCCGGCCCGGCTTCTCCACCCAGGCGACGAGGCCGCGCAGGCGCCGCGCGACCTTGGGGAAGAGCAGCGCGCCGGCCTCCCGGTCGGGCATGCGGGCATGGTCGGCGATCGAGCGGCCGGCGATGCGGCAGGGCACGTTCTGGCCGTCGACCTTGAGCGTCACGCCGCCCGCGAAGAAGAGCAGCGTGCCGGCCGGCAGCATGGACAGCGACGGCACGCCGCCGAGCACCAGATTGGCGCCGATCCATTCCGGCCGGACCTCGGCGAGATCCATCCGGCCGGCGACGACGGCGAGTTCGTCGGGCGCCACGATCGACAGCTGGCGCTCGTTGCGCATCTCGGTGCCGCGCGGATACCAGGGCTCACGGCCGCCCGACCGCCGCGTGGCGCCGCGATGGTGATCGCCGGCGATGCCGTCGAAGCCGAGGTCGAGCGCATCGGTGCGCGCGGTGACGAAGTCGCGGCCGCCCGCCACCAGCACCGCCTCGACCGTGCCGAGCAGCTTGCGGGCCGGGTGGATCTCCGGCTCGTCGTCGAGGCGCATCAGGGGGAGCTGCATTCGCGGCCTACATCATCCGCACCAGCGCGCCGCCGATCGAGTAGCCCGCGCCATAGGTGCAGAGAAGGCCGAACTCGCCGGCCTTCATGTCCTTGTGGTGGCGATGCATGGCCACGACAGCGCCGGCGGCGGCGGTGTTGCCGAGTTCGTCGAGCACCATCGGCGCGCGATCCTGCCCCACCTCCTCGCCGAAGGCGAGTTTCAGGATCATCGCGTTCATGCGTCCGTTGGCCTGGTGCAGCCAGAAGCGGCGGATGGTGTGCGGCGTGTGGCCGTGGTCGGCCAGGAAGTCGACGATGAAGCGGTGGCTCGCCACCGTCACGTCCTTGAACACCTTGTTGCCCTGCTGCTTGATCAGCTTGTCGTCCATCGAGACGCGGCTGGCATCCTCCTCCGCCGCGCGGTTGAGATAGCCGAAATTGGAGCGGATGTTGTTGGAGAACTGCGTCCAGTTGCGCGTGTCGACCAGTTCGAAGCGGCCGGCCACGTCCCGGTCGTCGTCGACGGCCTCGAGCAGCAGCGCGGTGGCCGCATCGCCGAAGATGAAATGCGTCTGCCGGTCGCGGAAATTCAGATGCGCGGTGATCAGTTCCGGCGTCACCACCAGCGCGCGGCGATGCGCGCCGGCGCGCAGCAGGTTGAACGCGACGTGCAGCCCGCTCGCCGCCGACGAGCAGCCGAGGCTGAGATCGAAGGCCGCGCCCTCCGCACCCACCGCCTTCTGGATTTCGATGCCGATCGCCGGATACATGCGCTGCAGGTGCGAAGAGGCGCAGACGACGAGGTCGACGCTCGCCGGATCGACGCCCGCGTCGTCGATGGCCGCCTTTGCGGCCGACGCACCGAACTCGGCCAGCACCGACAGGTCGTCGTCGTCTCGCGCGGGAATGCGCGGCGCCATGCGGTCGATGTCGAGGATGCCGTCGGGCGTGTGGACGTGGCGCCGACGGATGCCCGACGCGTGCTCGATGAACTTCGCGCTGGAGGACGGCAGCGGTTCGAGCCCCTCGGCCGCACGCACGACGTTCTCGCGCTCGACGAAGGCGTTGTAGCTCTCGACCAGTTCCTCGTTGCCGATGACGGCCTGCGGGATGGTCGCCCCCGTCCCGCTGATGATGACGCGCTTCATGCCTGTCGTCTTTCCTGTCCTCGGGCACTGCCGCGGACCGGGATTCCTCTCGCGCAGTAACGCAGGCATCGTATATCGCGCGTCGGCGCGGTGCAAACCTGATCATGCGCCGCAACAAAGCCGCGTGGGATGGAAGAAACCCTGGAACCTGCCGATATTGGCCCGGACCGGTCAGCCCTTGGTGGCGACGATGAACAGCCGCGGGAAGCGCAGCAGCACCCGCCCGTCGGCCATCGGCGGATGGGCGGCCGCGATTCGGGTCCGATAGGCGTCCAGGAACGCCGCCTGCTCGTCATCGTCGAGCGGGTCGAAGAA
The nucleotide sequence above comes from Aquibium microcysteis. Encoded proteins:
- the tsaA gene encoding tRNA (N6-threonylcarbamoyladenosine(37)-N6)-methyltransferase TrmO, which produces MRREGERQLPFDPAAMPADAGVVFVGSVRSPWTERSDCPKNMAQARERGRPATIEIAAAYRDGLEGLSGFSHVVVLTWLDRSDRDLIVQFPRHAAAPRGTFALRSPARPNPIGLHVAAIVSVDVASGVVAIDAIDVLDGTPVVDLKPYFASIDAFPEATRPSERSGA
- a CDS encoding DUF2293 domain-containing protein, which produces MIARTGRARAVAKALTLLLPAAPYADIEAIRADAMKPHMKTLPASTAVWLAAVAHVRHAHTGYEALLAEGYDRESARFFVIDETNAVLTRWRATRLLDPDDEE
- a CDS encoding MOSC domain-containing protein, whose product is MQLPLMRLDDEPEIHPARKLLGTVEAVLVAGGRDFVTARTDALDLGFDGIAGDHHRGATRRSGGREPWYPRGTEMRNERQLSIVAPDELAVVAGRMDLAEVRPEWIGANLVLGGVPSLSMLPAGTLLFFAGGVTLKVDGQNVPCRIAGRSIADHARMPDREAGALLFPKVARRLRGLVAWVEKPGRIAAGEKVSVRIPEQWIYRP
- a CDS encoding beta-ketoacyl-ACP synthase III; the encoded protein is MKRVIISGTGATIPQAVIGNEELVESYNAFVERENVVRAAEGLEPLPSSSAKFIEHASGIRRRHVHTPDGILDIDRMAPRIPARDDDDLSVLAEFGASAAKAAIDDAGVDPASVDLVVCASSHLQRMYPAIGIEIQKAVGAEGAAFDLSLGCSSAASGLHVAFNLLRAGAHRRALVVTPELITAHLNFRDRQTHFIFGDAATALLLEAVDDDRDVAGRFELVDTRNWTQFSNNIRSNFGYLNRAAEEDASRVSMDDKLIKQQGNKVFKDVTVASHRFIVDFLADHGHTPHTIRRFWLHQANGRMNAMILKLAFGEEVGQDRAPMVLDELGNTAAAGAVVAMHRHHKDMKAGEFGLLCTYGAGYSIGGALVRMM